From the genome of Solanum pennellii chromosome 6, SPENNV200:
tataagtttgATTTTGGGGCTATTCTAAGATTAGCTTATTGGAGTTATAAACCATGGGGAAGCCAACTGGTAAGAAGAAAAGTAATGTAAAATCAAAGTCAAATGATGGAAATGTGAAGCATAAATCAAAAGCATTTGATGAGGACACAGCTGTATTTATCAAGATGTCTAAAGAACTGAAGGAAGAAGGGAACAGGTTCTTTCAGAAACGCGATCACGAGGGAGCCATGTTGAAATATGAGAAGGCACTCAAATTGCTTCCTAGGAACCATATTGATGTTGCCTATTTGCATAGCAACTTGGCTAGTTGCTACATGCAAATGGGGCGTAGCGAGTTTCCAAAAGCTATAAATGAATGTAACTTGGCACTTGAAGTTGCTCCCAAGTATAGCAAAGCTTTGTTGAAGAGAGCAAAGTGTTATGAGTCATTGAATAGGCTTGATTTAGCTTTAAGAGATGTGAACCATGTCTTGAGTATTGAACCTAACAATTTGACTGCTTTAGAGATTGCAGACAAggttaaaaaggaaatagaagAAATACTTAAAGTTGAAAATAAGAAGTTAGTCTTACCCCTTCCAGTATCTGCCAATGTTGTGAAGGATAACAtgaaaaaggagaagaagaacaATAAATTTGATAGAAAGAGGATAGTTGAAATCAAGGAAACTAAGATTGATGGAGTCGAAGAAAAGAAGGCCGAGGACAAGGTGGTAGTGGAGGAGAAGAGAACTGTCCAGGGAGAAAAAACGATGATAAGAACAGTGAAGTTGGTTCTTGGAGAGGATATAAGATGGGCACAGTTACCAGTTGGTTGCAGTTTTCGACTTGTGAGAGATATAGTTCTAGATCGATTTCCAAATTTGAAGGGCGCACTTATCAAGTACAAGGATCAAGAAGGTGATTTGGTAACTATTACAACTACTGATGAGCTCAGGTTGGCTGAATCATCTGTTGGTCTTCAAGGTTCTTTAAGACTCTACATCAAAGAAGTCAGTCCAGATAAAGAACCTACGTATTTGAGGGTTGAAGAAGATGAGAAATCGAGCATCTGCAGATCAAATATAGTAAAAAAGGATGGGGAACTAAATAAAGGGCCAATTTGCCCTGAGAACTGGTTTGTCCAATTCGCAAGGCTATTCAAGAACCATGTTGGAGTTGATTGTGACTCGTATCTGGACCTTCACGAGACAGGAATGAAATTATATTCAGAAGCTATGGAGGACACTGTTACAAATGAAGAAGCAGAAGAGCTTTT
Proteins encoded in this window:
- the LOC107021334 gene encoding protein PHOX1-like, with product MGKPTGKKKSNVKSKSNDGNVKHKSKAFDEDTAVFIKMSKELKEEGNRFFQKRDHEGAMLKYEKALKLLPRNHIDVAYLHSNLASCYMQMGRSEFPKAINECNLALEVAPKYSKALLKRAKCYESLNRLDLALRDVNHVLSIEPNNLTALEIADKVKKEIEEILKVENKKLVLPLPVSANVVKDNMKKEKKNNKFDRKRIVEIKETKIDGVEEKKAEDKVVVEEKRTVQGEKTMIRTVKLVLGEDIRWAQLPVGCSFRLVRDIVLDRFPNLKGALIKYKDQEGDLVTITTTDELRLAESSVGLQGSLRLYIKEVSPDKEPTYLRVEEDEKSSICRSNIVKKDGELNKGPICPENWFVQFARLFKNHVGVDCDSYLDLHETGMKLYSEAMEDTVTNEEAEELFDIASAQFQEMAALSLFNWGNVHMSRARKEVFFTEEGSGETVSEQVKSAYEWAEKEYETAEMRYEEALRVKPDFYESLLALGQQQFEQAKLSWYYLIGSKVELETGTCAEILELYNKAEDSIDRGMEMWEEMEEQHLNGLSKYEEYKAQLYKRGLEGILKDKSSEETKEQTENMRSQIYLLWGTMLYERSVVEFKIGLPTWEECLDVAVEKFELAGASHSDIAVMIKNHCSNETALEGFKVDEIVQAWSEMYDTNRWQTGVPTFRLEPLFRRRVSSLHSILENI